One window from the genome of Pararhizobium gei encodes:
- a CDS encoding ATP-binding cassette domain-containing protein has product MLEINSLSKRYGETVALAGATIAFRAGTIHTILGENGSGKSTLVKLLSGIVQPDGGTITLDGRTFSGARPADFQSAGFATVFQEVLIAPDRSVTDNILLGLDGLLHRRIPRDRRRETAAAALARFAVSEVPLDIPAGRLPLAAQQLVVLARAVVRRPRVLILDEVTAALDYADRESVFALMRQLADEGSLLLFITHRMDEVMALSDRVSILRSGRVVATEERGVSTPSELLRAMAPQTAAELHHA; this is encoded by the coding sequence ATGCTCGAAATCAACAGTCTGTCGAAACGATATGGCGAGACGGTTGCCCTTGCGGGCGCCACGATTGCGTTTCGAGCCGGCACCATCCACACGATCCTGGGCGAAAACGGCTCCGGCAAAAGCACGCTCGTCAAGCTTCTGTCGGGCATCGTCCAACCCGACGGCGGCACGATCACGCTCGACGGGCGCACATTTAGCGGTGCGCGGCCAGCCGATTTCCAGTCCGCCGGTTTCGCGACGGTGTTTCAGGAGGTGCTGATCGCGCCGGATCGGAGCGTCACCGACAATATTCTGCTGGGACTGGACGGTCTTCTTCACCGCAGGATTCCCCGCGACAGGCGGCGCGAAACCGCAGCCGCCGCCCTGGCGCGTTTTGCGGTGAGCGAGGTGCCGCTCGATATCCCCGCCGGCAGGTTGCCCCTGGCGGCGCAGCAGCTCGTCGTGCTTGCGCGCGCCGTCGTGCGCCGGCCACGCGTGCTGATCCTCGACGAGGTGACGGCGGCGCTGGATTATGCCGACCGCGAATCTGTGTTTGCGCTGATGCGCCAGCTGGCCGACGAGGGTTCCCTTCTTCTCTTCATCACCCACCGGATGGACGAAGTGATGGCCCTGTCTGACCGCGTGTCCATCCTGCGCAGCGGGCGCGTGGTCGCAACGGAGGAACGCGGTGTCTCGACGCCTTCGGAACTGCTGCGGGCGATGGCCCCGCAAACGGCGGCGGAGCTTCACCATGCCTGA
- a CDS encoding substrate-binding domain-containing protein — MKTMTRGLLAATAIMTATTVAQAQDAVATVVQGLPDILKAQYEGAPQKVLPSAWDDFKAPAKPWKWCHSESYQGNPWRVTVTTELKRLVDGLIADGTVASFEVSDSNNDASQQINQIRAFIDKGCSIITSIPGSATALDDAIDAAAKAGIPFLTAAGSVTSPNAINVDSNYARWGYDMMSAIGKELPDGGSVLLVEGIAGHPIVVQEREGGDKALAENAKLKVARSVNGNWTANVTKTVVFQAIATNPAPIDAVWTTGSESRVVAEAFAEAGRPAPIITGSLTGDALGYWKANPDKYRFEGHALLPHWTAQTLFRIGARLLDGQTPKLNTLMIPIPAIHNADLASWYKDCMTPDSVSVFPVPPKDPMPEEWLDAYFNGAKPTPGWDYAKVPDACAK; from the coding sequence ATGAAGACAATGACACGCGGCCTGCTGGCCGCGACCGCGATCATGACCGCGACAACGGTCGCCCAGGCGCAGGATGCCGTTGCGACGGTGGTGCAGGGCCTGCCCGATATTCTCAAAGCCCAGTACGAGGGTGCGCCACAAAAAGTGCTGCCTTCGGCATGGGACGATTTCAAGGCGCCGGCCAAGCCTTGGAAATGGTGCCACTCGGAATCCTACCAGGGCAATCCTTGGCGGGTGACGGTCACCACCGAACTGAAGCGACTGGTCGATGGACTGATCGCCGATGGCACGGTGGCCAGTTTCGAGGTTTCCGATTCCAACAATGATGCCAGCCAGCAGATCAACCAGATCCGCGCCTTCATCGACAAGGGCTGCTCGATCATCACCTCGATCCCGGGTTCGGCGACGGCGCTCGACGATGCTATCGATGCTGCCGCCAAAGCCGGAATTCCCTTCCTGACCGCGGCCGGTTCGGTCACCAGCCCCAATGCGATCAACGTCGATTCCAACTATGCGCGGTGGGGCTACGACATGATGAGTGCCATCGGCAAGGAATTGCCCGATGGCGGCAGCGTGCTTCTGGTCGAGGGCATTGCCGGTCATCCGATCGTCGTGCAGGAGCGCGAGGGCGGCGACAAGGCGCTGGCCGAGAATGCGAAGCTGAAGGTGGCGCGCAGCGTCAACGGCAACTGGACGGCGAACGTCACCAAGACAGTGGTCTTCCAGGCGATCGCCACCAATCCCGCGCCGATCGATGCCGTCTGGACCACGGGCAGCGAGAGCCGCGTGGTGGCCGAAGCCTTCGCGGAAGCCGGCCGGCCGGCCCCGATCATCACCGGGTCGCTGACCGGCGACGCCTTGGGATACTGGAAGGCCAATCCGGACAAGTACCGGTTCGAAGGCCACGCGCTCTTGCCGCATTGGACGGCACAGACGCTGTTTCGCATCGGTGCGCGCCTACTCGACGGACAGACGCCGAAGCTGAACACGCTGATGATCCCGATCCCCGCCATCCACAATGCCGATCTCGCAAGCTGGTACAAGGACTGCATGACGCCGGATTCGGTATCGGTCTTCCCGGTCCCGCCAAAGGATCCGATGCCGGAAGAATGGCTGGACGCCTATTTCAACGGCGCCAAGCCAACGCCGGGCTGGGATTATGCAAAGGTGCCGGACGCCTGCGCCAAGTAG
- a CDS encoding ABC transporter substrate-binding protein, whose product MSVVLKGMTWSHPRGYDPMVACSRLFMERTGITVEWDKRSLQDFETYPVEDLARAYDLIVIDHPHVGQITLENCLLPLDVAGREAERKTLRQASVGASYQSYNWQGRQWAFPIDAATQVQATRPDLIDAPPATWSDMLALAAKGQVLLPLRPPHSLMTFYTLCANLGKPCANGDTRILIDPQTGARVYEMMREIVSLTDTACFGMDPIAALEAMAADQSTVACSPLIYGYVSYAMAGFRPHRVRFSDCPPAGDIGPAGSALGGTGIAVSAFTAAPEAALDFAYFIASGDIQKGLYAQSGGQPGHAAAWEDDAVNAATADFYRGTRETLEAAWVRPRHNGYMAFQQAASDRINEGLLAKQPSAAVVNDLSRLFSESFKTT is encoded by the coding sequence GTGAGCGTCGTTCTCAAGGGCATGACCTGGAGCCATCCGCGCGGTTACGATCCGATGGTCGCCTGTTCGCGGCTGTTTATGGAGCGGACCGGCATCACCGTGGAATGGGACAAGCGCTCGCTGCAGGATTTCGAGACATATCCGGTGGAGGATCTGGCGCGCGCCTATGATCTGATCGTCATCGATCACCCGCATGTCGGCCAGATCACTTTGGAAAACTGCCTTTTGCCGCTGGATGTCGCCGGGCGCGAGGCCGAACGCAAAACTCTGCGGCAGGCAAGCGTCGGCGCGTCCTATCAGAGCTACAACTGGCAGGGCCGGCAATGGGCGTTTCCCATCGACGCGGCCACGCAAGTCCAGGCCACCCGGCCCGATCTCATCGATGCACCGCCCGCGACATGGTCGGATATGCTTGCTCTTGCGGCAAAAGGTCAGGTGCTCCTGCCGCTGCGGCCGCCGCATTCGCTGATGACGTTCTATACGCTCTGCGCCAATCTCGGAAAACCCTGCGCAAACGGGGATACCCGCATTCTGATCGACCCGCAAACCGGTGCGCGGGTCTATGAGATGATGCGCGAGATCGTGTCGTTGACCGATACGGCCTGCTTCGGCATGGATCCGATCGCCGCTCTGGAGGCCATGGCCGCGGACCAGTCGACGGTTGCCTGCTCTCCCTTGATCTACGGTTATGTAAGTTATGCGATGGCCGGCTTCCGGCCGCACCGGGTGCGGTTTTCCGATTGCCCACCGGCAGGCGACATCGGGCCGGCGGGTTCGGCCCTGGGCGGCACCGGCATTGCCGTATCCGCCTTCACCGCGGCACCCGAAGCAGCGCTCGATTTCGCCTATTTCATCGCAAGTGGCGATATCCAGAAGGGACTTTACGCGCAATCCGGCGGTCAGCCGGGGCATGCCGCCGCTTGGGAAGATGATGCCGTCAACGCCGCGACCGCGGATTTCTACCGGGGCACGCGCGAAACGCTGGAAGCTGCCTGGGTGCGCCCGCGCCACAATGGCTACATGGCTTTCCAGCAGGCGGCGTCCGACCGGATCAATGAAGGTCTTCTGGCAAAGCAGCCATCGGCTGCGGTCGTCAACGATCTCAGCAGACTGTTCTCGGAGAGCTTCAAAACAACGTAA
- a CDS encoding CaiB/BaiF CoA transferase family protein, protein MSAENELPLSGLVVLDMSQFLSGPYCSLRLMDLGARVIKIERPDGGDLSRRLYLSDTEIGGDSTIFHAINRAKESLAIDLKNADDLKALRTLMTKADVVIQNFRPGVIERLGLDYEAVRQINPRIVYASISGYGNDGPWVKRPGQDLLAQSRSGVMWLNGDEGQGPVPFGLAIGDMLAGAAAAQGILAALVRRGISGNGSLVETSLLEVLVDFQFEVLTTHLNDGRRLPKRSDFRSAHAYLSAPYGVYPASDGYLAIAMTPISKLADLLEMEELAIYRDAPSSWFTARDDIKALIAARISSKTIDEWLAILEPADIWCAKVLNWTELLESEGFQYLDMLQTVSRDDGVSIQTTRSPLRVNGVRAKSDRAAPRIGEQSAAIRKEFGL, encoded by the coding sequence ATGAGTGCCGAAAACGAACTGCCGCTCAGCGGACTGGTTGTGCTGGACATGAGCCAGTTTCTGTCCGGCCCCTATTGTTCGCTGCGCCTGATGGATCTTGGCGCCCGCGTTATCAAGATCGAGCGTCCCGATGGTGGCGATCTCTCCCGGCGGCTTTATCTGAGCGATACGGAAATCGGTGGCGATTCGACCATTTTCCACGCCATCAACCGCGCCAAGGAGAGCCTGGCGATCGATCTGAAAAATGCGGACGATCTGAAGGCGCTGCGCACGTTGATGACGAAGGCCGATGTCGTCATCCAGAATTTCCGGCCGGGTGTGATCGAGCGTCTTGGGCTGGATTACGAAGCCGTGCGTCAGATCAATCCCCGCATCGTCTATGCGTCGATCAGCGGCTATGGCAATGACGGACCCTGGGTCAAGCGCCCGGGGCAGGACCTTCTGGCGCAGTCGCGCTCGGGCGTTATGTGGCTGAATGGCGACGAAGGGCAAGGGCCGGTGCCCTTCGGCCTTGCAATTGGCGACATGCTCGCCGGTGCGGCCGCAGCACAGGGTATCCTTGCGGCTCTGGTACGGCGCGGCATCAGCGGCAATGGCAGCCTCGTCGAAACCAGCCTTCTGGAGGTTCTGGTCGATTTCCAGTTCGAGGTGCTGACGACACATCTGAATGATGGCCGCCGCCTGCCGAAGCGTTCGGATTTCCGCAGCGCGCATGCCTATCTGTCGGCGCCCTATGGCGTTTATCCGGCTTCCGACGGCTATCTCGCCATCGCGATGACGCCCATTTCGAAACTCGCGGACCTTCTCGAGATGGAGGAGCTTGCCATCTACCGGGATGCGCCTTCGAGCTGGTTTACGGCACGCGACGACATCAAGGCGCTGATCGCGGCGCGGATTTCATCCAAGACGATCGATGAATGGCTGGCGATCCTTGAACCTGCCGACATTTGGTGCGCGAAGGTGCTGAACTGGACCGAACTGCTGGAGAGCGAGGGATTTCAGTATCTCGACATGCTGCAGACCGTGTCGCGCGACGACGGGGTATCGATCCAGACGACGCGTTCACCGCTCAGGGTCAATGGTGTGCGAGCAAAATCCGACCGCGCCGCGCCGCGCATCGGCGAACAGAGTGCTGCGATCCGCAAGGAGTTCGGACTGTGA
- a CDS encoding MaoC family dehydratase has product MNSFAPTVGVSSTLPSDMPDDHAALPVWNAENWFYEDWPVGQKIRSLRRTLGETDSTIFNTLVTDIHPYVQDAMFAEREGIFGKRLIAGAFVFSAGLGLVATNCVNAFSYGYDRLRFIKPVFIGETIYTIRTNLDKKPRYQELGLIRASYEVFKGEGELVLYCEHLQTVKYKNPADFVGKTEK; this is encoded by the coding sequence ATGAACAGTTTTGCGCCGACAGTTGGCGTGTCATCGACCTTGCCATCCGATATGCCGGACGATCATGCAGCGCTGCCGGTCTGGAATGCCGAGAACTGGTTTTACGAGGATTGGCCGGTCGGCCAGAAAATCCGGTCTCTACGCCGCACGCTGGGCGAAACCGACAGCACGATCTTCAATACGCTGGTGACTGATATTCATCCCTATGTGCAGGATGCCATGTTTGCCGAGCGCGAAGGCATTTTCGGCAAAAGGCTGATCGCCGGCGCCTTCGTCTTCTCCGCCGGGCTTGGGTTGGTCGCCACCAATTGCGTCAATGCCTTCTCCTATGGCTATGACCGTCTGCGTTTCATAAAGCCTGTCTTCATCGGCGAGACGATCTACACGATCCGCACCAACCTCGATAAAAAACCGCGCTACCAGGAACTCGGGCTGATCCGGGCGAGCTATGAGGTCTTCAAGGGCGAAGGCGAACTCGTGCTGTACTGCGAGCATTTGCAGACGGTGAAATACAAAAACCCAGCCGACTTCGTCGGCAAAACGGAAAAATAA
- a CDS encoding lactonase family protein produces MGESYHVFVGTLNREAPYFQGARGTGLAVFSFDEETLAVKALASHQTIENPTFLSVDTKRQVVYANSEIFGWNEGLVTALAFDPRTGSLAHINMQPSLGSITAHNAISRDGTRLFVVNYGLGEGGPDQSLVVYGIRSDGGLTPPMSSVRQTGTGPKTDRQERSHTHSVIEIADNLLLVADLGCDSLTSYRIEGDGKLTLQAVSRTKAGAGPRHMALDPKGRLLFVLNELDSTLASFAIDQSAGTLVQLDSKPTVPTEALEGNHCADVQISGDGQFLYASNRGHDSIAVFKVDPQSGKLDPIQSLPCGGSTPRNLALSPSGKHLFCANQNSDLISIFSRHPVHGTLVVTDQSIPVGTPMCVRPVAVTPKLAPADDVQ; encoded by the coding sequence ATGGGTGAAAGCTATCATGTCTTCGTAGGTACGCTGAACCGGGAAGCACCCTACTTCCAGGGCGCACGCGGCACGGGGCTGGCGGTTTTCAGTTTCGATGAAGAGACACTTGCCGTGAAGGCTCTGGCTTCTCATCAAACGATCGAGAACCCGACCTTTCTGTCGGTCGATACGAAACGGCAGGTTGTTTACGCCAATTCGGAAATCTTCGGGTGGAACGAAGGCTTGGTGACCGCGCTTGCATTCGATCCCCGGACAGGAAGCCTCGCCCATATCAACATGCAGCCCTCGCTTGGCAGCATAACCGCCCACAATGCGATTTCGCGTGATGGCACCAGGCTTTTCGTTGTCAATTACGGTCTGGGCGAAGGGGGCCCCGACCAATCTCTTGTTGTCTACGGTATTCGAAGCGATGGTGGGCTGACGCCGCCGATGTCAAGCGTAAGACAGACTGGAACGGGTCCGAAAACAGACCGGCAAGAGCGAAGCCATACGCACAGCGTGATCGAAATTGCAGACAACCTGCTGCTCGTCGCCGACCTCGGGTGCGATAGCCTGACGAGCTACAGGATCGAAGGCGACGGGAAACTGACGCTGCAGGCCGTTTCCAGAACCAAAGCCGGCGCCGGACCCCGCCACATGGCGTTGGATCCGAAAGGCCGGCTGCTTTTTGTTCTCAACGAACTCGATTCGACGCTGGCCAGCTTTGCAATCGACCAGAGCGCAGGAACGCTCGTGCAACTGGATTCAAAGCCGACGGTACCAACGGAGGCACTGGAGGGCAACCACTGCGCCGACGTGCAAATTTCCGGCGACGGTCAATTTCTCTACGCCTCCAACCGTGGGCACGACAGTATCGCGGTGTTCAAGGTCGATCCGCAATCGGGCAAGCTCGACCCTATCCAGAGCCTGCCGTGTGGTGGCTCCACGCCAAGGAACCTGGCCTTAAGCCCGTCAGGGAAGCATCTGTTTTGCGCCAATCAGAACAGCGATCTGATCTCTATTTTTTCCCGGCATCCCGTCCATGGCACCCTCGTCGTAACCGACCAGTCTATTCCCGTGGGAACGCCGATGTGCGTCCGGCCGGTTGCCGTGACACCGAAGCTGGCACCGGCGGACGATGTTCAGTGA
- a CDS encoding SMI1/KNR4 family protein, whose product MGYSFTDLHLDAPVDPGLVDGLPASLGVALPEDYIDFLKMHNGGEGFIGDNYIIFWKAEELADFNREYEVEQYAPGILLFASSGGGEGYGFDTQSEGMPIVRVPFIGMTRDDAELVAQNLPDLFAKLKTAL is encoded by the coding sequence GTGGGATATAGTTTTACCGACTTGCATCTAGATGCCCCAGTTGACCCAGGGCTCGTTGATGGCCTGCCAGCGAGTTTGGGCGTGGCGCTTCCCGAAGACTATATCGATTTCCTCAAAATGCATAATGGCGGCGAAGGCTTCATTGGCGATAACTACATTATATTCTGGAAGGCTGAAGAACTGGCCGACTTCAATCGCGAATACGAGGTCGAGCAGTACGCGCCGGGAATCCTACTCTTCGCTTCTAGCGGAGGTGGTGAGGGCTATGGCTTCGACACCCAATCTGAAGGGATGCCCATAGTCAGAGTTCCCTTTATCGGGATGACGCGCGATGATGCAGAACTGGTTGCCCAGAATCTCCCGGACCTTTTTGCGAAGCTGAAGACGGCACTATGA